A single Microbacterium protaetiae DNA region contains:
- the ileS gene encoding isoleucine--tRNA ligase, translating to MTYPRESAFGPAAAPVPSPRLPEIERETLAFWDRDDTFRASIAQREGADEWVFYDGPPFANGLPHYGHLLTGYAKDVFPRFQTMRGKKVDRVFGWDTHGLPAELEAMKQLGITEKDEIEQMGIATFNAKARESVLEYTREWQDYVTRQARWVDFERGYKTLDVSFMESVLWAFKTLYDKGLAYEGYRVLPYCWRDETPLSNHELRMDDDVYKMRQDPSVTVTFPLIGEKATTLGIEGVQALAWTTTPWTLPTNLALVVGPGIRYVVVPAGPARDDDASYILAEDLLANYAKDLGYETGDAAAAAISQTVTGAQLDGVAYERLFDYYADADTYGTGNAWRILVDDYVTTTDGTGIVHQAPAYGEDDQRVCEAHGIPVVVSLDDGGRFLAQVTDVAGQLWMDANRPLIRLLQGKGRLIREQSYEHSYPHCWRCRNPLIYRAVSSWFVRVTDFKDRMLANNEQITWVPEGVKHGQFGKWLEGARDWSVSRNRYWGSPIPVWRSDDPAHPRIDVYGSLEELERDFGTLPRNAQGEVDLHRPYIDELTRPNPDDPTGQSTMRRIEDVFDVWFDSGSMPYAQVHYPFENQEWFDTHAPADFIVEYIGQTRGWFYLMHVLSTALFDRPAFTGVSCHGIVLGSDGQKMSKSLRNYPDVSEVFDRDGSDAMRWFLMSSSVLRGGNLVVTEEGIRAGVREFLLPLWNAWYFFATYANASGGYEATWRTDSTDVLDQYILSLTGRLVTDVAADLEGLDSTTATERLRDFAEVLTNWYIRRSRDRFWTGVDAADPRSTEAFDTLYTVLETLCRVAAPLIPLVAERVWQGLTGGRSVHLTDWPDAASFPDDVEIRHAMDTIREVSSVANALRKKERKRVRLPLARLTVVVPDAAALAPYEAILRDELNVKAAEFVEFAESTATDYGITHRLSVNARAAGPRLGKRVQEAIRAAKSGDWSEQDGVVTAGGIALEPAEYELVLETSGRPEGEALAVLPQGGIVLLDTVTTPELEAEGLARDVVRAVQDTRKAAAFDVSDRIGLYILFDSAEDAAVFPVQGSPADKPNTELLMSETLATAFGPLVRDGKSPIGDSLDAWEAAYGFRPDHVALITAGKYANTGDLLIAVARQESDDD from the coding sequence ATGACCTACCCCCGCGAATCCGCCTTCGGCCCCGCCGCCGCTCCCGTGCCGAGCCCGCGCTTGCCTGAGATCGAGCGCGAGACCCTCGCGTTCTGGGATCGCGACGACACGTTCCGCGCGTCCATCGCACAGCGCGAGGGTGCCGACGAGTGGGTGTTCTACGACGGCCCGCCGTTCGCGAACGGGCTGCCGCACTACGGGCACCTGCTCACCGGCTACGCGAAGGACGTCTTCCCGCGTTTCCAGACCATGCGCGGCAAGAAGGTCGACCGGGTGTTCGGGTGGGACACCCACGGGCTTCCCGCCGAGCTTGAGGCGATGAAGCAGCTCGGCATCACCGAGAAGGATGAGATCGAGCAGATGGGCATCGCGACCTTCAACGCGAAGGCGCGTGAGTCGGTGCTCGAGTACACCCGCGAGTGGCAGGACTACGTCACCCGTCAGGCGCGCTGGGTCGACTTCGAGCGCGGGTACAAGACGCTCGACGTCTCGTTCATGGAGTCGGTGCTCTGGGCGTTCAAGACCCTGTACGACAAGGGCTTGGCTTACGAGGGCTACCGGGTGCTGCCGTACTGCTGGCGCGACGAGACGCCGCTTTCCAACCACGAGCTGCGCATGGACGACGACGTCTACAAGATGCGCCAGGACCCGTCGGTCACCGTCACGTTCCCGCTGATCGGCGAGAAAGCCACCACGCTCGGCATTGAGGGCGTGCAGGCTTTGGCCTGGACCACCACGCCCTGGACGCTGCCGACCAACCTCGCCCTCGTGGTGGGTCCCGGCATCCGCTATGTCGTCGTACCGGCCGGGCCCGCCCGCGATGACGACGCGTCGTACATTCTGGCCGAAGACCTGCTGGCGAACTACGCCAAAGATCTGGGCTATGAGACGGGGGATGCCGCAGCTGCCGCGATCTCGCAGACCGTCACGGGCGCCCAGCTCGACGGCGTCGCGTATGAGCGCCTGTTCGACTACTACGCCGACGCCGACACCTACGGCACCGGAAACGCCTGGCGCATCTTGGTCGACGACTACGTCACCACCACCGACGGCACCGGCATCGTGCATCAGGCCCCGGCCTACGGCGAAGACGACCAGCGGGTGTGTGAGGCGCACGGCATCCCGGTCGTGGTCAGCCTCGACGACGGCGGGCGCTTCCTTGCGCAGGTGACCGATGTCGCGGGGCAATTGTGGATGGACGCCAACCGTCCGCTCATCCGCCTGCTGCAGGGCAAGGGTCGGCTCATCCGCGAGCAGAGCTACGAGCACTCGTACCCGCACTGCTGGCGCTGCCGCAACCCCCTCATCTACCGCGCGGTGTCGAGTTGGTTCGTGCGTGTCACCGACTTCAAAGACCGCATGCTCGCGAACAACGAGCAGATCACCTGGGTGCCTGAGGGCGTCAAGCACGGCCAGTTCGGCAAGTGGCTCGAGGGCGCGCGCGACTGGTCGGTGAGCCGCAATCGGTACTGGGGCTCGCCGATCCCGGTGTGGCGCAGTGATGACCCGGCCCACCCGCGCATCGACGTCTACGGGTCGCTCGAAGAACTTGAGCGCGACTTCGGCACGCTGCCGCGCAACGCGCAGGGTGAGGTCGATCTGCATCGCCCCTACATCGACGAGCTGACCCGGCCCAATCCCGACGACCCGACGGGGCAGTCCACGATGCGTCGCATCGAGGACGTCTTCGACGTGTGGTTCGACTCGGGCTCGATGCCGTACGCGCAGGTGCACTACCCGTTCGAGAACCAGGAGTGGTTCGACACGCACGCGCCGGCCGACTTCATCGTCGAGTACATCGGACAGACTCGCGGCTGGTTCTACCTGATGCACGTGCTGTCCACGGCGCTGTTCGACCGGCCGGCGTTCACCGGCGTCAGCTGCCACGGCATCGTGCTGGGCAGCGACGGACAGAAGATGTCGAAGTCGCTGCGCAACTACCCCGATGTCAGCGAGGTCTTCGACCGCGACGGTTCCGATGCCATGCGCTGGTTCCTGATGTCGAGCTCGGTATTGCGCGGCGGAAACCTCGTCGTCACCGAAGAGGGCATCCGCGCGGGGGTGCGCGAGTTCCTGCTGCCGCTGTGGAACGCGTGGTACTTCTTCGCCACCTACGCGAATGCGTCGGGCGGCTACGAGGCCACCTGGCGCACGGATTCGACCGATGTGCTCGACCAGTACATCCTCTCGCTGACCGGCCGGCTGGTCACCGATGTCGCCGCCGATCTCGAGGGACTTGACTCGACGACGGCCACCGAGCGACTGCGGGACTTCGCCGAGGTGCTGACGAACTGGTACATCAGGCGGTCGCGCGACAGGTTCTGGACGGGGGTGGATGCCGCAGACCCGCGCTCCACTGAGGCTTTCGACACCCTCTACACGGTGCTCGAGACGCTGTGCCGGGTGGCCGCTCCGCTCATCCCGCTCGTGGCAGAGCGCGTCTGGCAGGGCCTCACAGGTGGCCGCAGCGTGCACCTGACCGATTGGCCGGACGCGGCATCCTTCCCCGACGATGTCGAGATCAGGCACGCGATGGACACCATCCGCGAGGTCTCATCGGTCGCCAACGCGCTGCGCAAGAAAGAGCGCAAGCGCGTGCGTCTGCCGCTCGCACGCCTGACGGTGGTGGTGCCGGATGCCGCGGCCCTGGCGCCGTACGAGGCGATCCTGCGCGACGAGCTCAACGTGAAGGCCGCCGAATTCGTCGAATTCGCAGAGTCGACCGCGACCGACTACGGCATCACCCACCGGTTGTCGGTCAACGCGCGCGCCGCCGGTCCCCGCCTGGGCAAGCGGGTGCAGGAGGCGATCCGCGCTGCGAAGTCGGGGGATTGGAGCGAGCAGGACGGCGTGGTCACCGCGGGTGGCATCGCACTTGAGCCTGCTGAGTATGAGCTGGTCTTGGAGACCAGCGGCCGCCCCGAGGGCGAGGCGCTCGCCGTGCTGCCGCAGGGCGGAATCGTGCTGCTCGACACCGTGACCACGCCCGAGCTGGAAGCAGAGGGCCTCGCGCGCGACGTCGTCCGCGCCGTGCAGGACACCCGCAAGGCCGCGGCGTTCGACGTGAGCGACCGCATCGGCCTGTACATCCTGTTCGACAGTGCAGAAGACGCGGCTGTGTTCCCGGTGCAGGGATCGCCGGCAGACAAGCCGAACACCGAGCTGCTGATGAGTGAGACGCTGGCCACGGCCTTCGGCCCGCTGGTGCGCGACGGGAAGTCTCCGATCGGGGACTCGCTCGACGCGTGGGAGGCTGCCTACGGGTTCCGCCCCGACCACGTCGCGCTGATCACCGCAGGAAAGTACGCGAACACCGGCGACCTGCTCATCGCGGTCGCACGACAGGAGAGCGACGATGACTGA
- a CDS encoding MFS transporter encodes MTTAPTLPDATATPARRVAWASMVGTSLESLDFYVFAYFSAYFIGPLFFDSLGHFGATLASFATIAVAFVVRPIGAALFGHMGDRLGRRATLLWTVGIMGVATGLIGVLPTYSAAGWWGAVLLVLLRVVQGLSLGGEWGGSILLATEHSGRLRRAFYAAIPQLGSPVGSTLAAALFLVLAAAMPAAQLAAWGWRIPFLLAVPLLAVSLYLRWSIDETPVFRRVVSEKRRDRVPFATMWAKRPGAIVIAIGAALLGIGSYSLMNTYTVNYGVEHLGFDFQDLLVATTIGALVQFVTIPLFGAWANRIGSARVVAWGALGTLLITFPMYWMLQFATFPILVGTMVIGGILPTMSWAALGGLMNDLFPDHFRYSALSVSYAIAATASGFVPLITVALGQATGYAWWHPGVILAVMSAVTLVAAWAAWRFVRVREDAAAAASTPAG; translated from the coding sequence GTGACCACTGCGCCCACGCTCCCCGATGCCACTGCCACCCCCGCCCGCCGCGTTGCCTGGGCATCGATGGTGGGAACGTCGTTGGAGTCACTCGACTTCTATGTGTTCGCGTACTTCTCTGCCTACTTCATCGGTCCGCTGTTCTTCGATTCGCTCGGCCATTTCGGCGCAACGCTCGCCTCGTTCGCCACGATCGCCGTGGCCTTCGTCGTGCGCCCCATCGGCGCCGCACTGTTCGGGCACATGGGCGACCGGCTCGGCCGTCGCGCGACGCTGCTGTGGACCGTGGGCATCATGGGCGTTGCCACCGGCCTGATCGGCGTACTGCCGACGTACTCGGCAGCGGGGTGGTGGGGTGCGGTGCTGCTCGTTCTTCTCCGTGTCGTGCAGGGGCTGTCGTTGGGTGGCGAATGGGGCGGATCGATCCTGTTGGCCACCGAGCACTCCGGGCGCCTGCGCCGCGCGTTCTACGCGGCGATCCCGCAACTCGGCTCGCCCGTCGGGTCGACGCTCGCCGCCGCACTCTTCCTGGTTCTGGCCGCTGCGATGCCGGCAGCGCAACTGGCGGCGTGGGGGTGGCGCATCCCCTTCCTGCTGGCGGTGCCGTTGCTGGCCGTGTCGCTGTACCTGCGCTGGTCCATCGATGAGACGCCGGTGTTCCGCCGGGTCGTCTCCGAGAAGCGCCGCGACCGCGTGCCGTTCGCGACGATGTGGGCCAAGCGTCCGGGCGCCATCGTGATCGCCATCGGCGCGGCGCTGCTGGGCATCGGCTCGTACTCGCTGATGAACACGTACACCGTCAACTACGGCGTCGAGCATCTCGGCTTCGACTTTCAGGATCTGCTGGTGGCCACCACGATCGGCGCCCTCGTGCAGTTCGTCACCATCCCGCTGTTCGGAGCGTGGGCGAATCGCATCGGTTCGGCGCGGGTCGTGGCGTGGGGAGCGCTGGGAACCCTGCTCATCACGTTCCCGATGTACTGGATGCTGCAGTTCGCGACGTTCCCCATCCTCGTGGGCACGATGGTGATCGGCGGCATTCTGCCGACGATGTCGTGGGCGGCGCTGGGCGGACTCATGAACGACCTGTTCCCCGATCACTTCCGCTATTCGGCGCTGTCGGTGTCGTACGCGATCGCGGCGACCGCCAGCGGTTTCGTGCCGCTGATCACCGTGGCCTTGGGCCAGGCGACGGGGTATGCGTGGTGGCACCCCGGCGTCATTCTTGCCGTGATGTCGGCGGTGACGCTTGTCGCGGCCTGGGCGGCATGGCGTTTTGTGCGAGTCCGCGAGGACGCCGCGGCCGCGGCATCCACCCCTGCCGGCTGA
- a CDS encoding DUF559 domain-containing protein, translated as MQTRIDHVLQAVRKHGGVVRSQTLIREGTSKHDIAAAVRSGALVRERRVWVATPDADKDLRTAARAGVVLSCITGAQRLGLWVLDATMTHVACAPHAGMVAVSGAVLHRFAPLVPRDPGALLDPIVNVLQAVAQCQPYEAALAVWESALNKGLIDREKLKRVPFRGQARQLLSAAVPFHDSGLETFIPPRLRWLPVPIRTQVWLYGHRVDYLIGDRLVLQIDGGQHVGAQRASDIAHDAELVLRGYTVIRVGYDQVVNHWPDVHERILAAITQGLHLAA; from the coding sequence ATGCAGACTCGAATCGACCACGTGCTCCAGGCCGTGCGCAAACACGGGGGAGTGGTGCGCAGCCAGACGCTCATTCGTGAAGGCACGAGCAAACACGACATTGCGGCCGCCGTCCGTTCTGGCGCCCTCGTGCGGGAGCGGCGAGTGTGGGTCGCAACACCAGACGCTGACAAGGACCTACGCACGGCGGCGCGTGCGGGAGTCGTCCTGTCGTGCATCACGGGAGCGCAGCGTCTGGGGCTGTGGGTGCTGGATGCCACGATGACACATGTCGCGTGCGCGCCGCACGCCGGCATGGTCGCCGTGTCGGGTGCGGTCTTGCACCGATTCGCGCCGCTCGTGCCGCGTGACCCCGGAGCCCTGCTCGATCCGATCGTGAACGTGCTTCAGGCTGTGGCGCAGTGCCAACCCTACGAGGCGGCCCTCGCCGTGTGGGAGAGCGCGTTGAACAAGGGGTTGATCGACAGAGAGAAGCTCAAGCGCGTGCCGTTCCGTGGCCAGGCGCGACAACTGCTCAGCGCGGCCGTGCCGTTCCACGACTCTGGGCTGGAAACCTTCATTCCCCCGCGGCTGCGGTGGCTCCCCGTACCGATCCGTACACAGGTATGGCTGTATGGGCACAGGGTGGATTACCTCATCGGCGACCGCCTCGTCCTTCAGATCGACGGCGGACAGCATGTCGGGGCCCAGCGTGCGTCCGACATTGCCCACGATGCAGAACTCGTACTGCGCGGATACACCGTCATCCGCGTCGGATACGACCAGGTCGTAAACCATTGGCCTGATGTGCACGAGCGGATCCTCGCTGCGATCACGCAGGGACTGCACCTGGCGGCCTGA
- a CDS encoding CopG family transcriptional regulator translates to MQERRDAPPAAKTQFNVYLPTALVRETKHRAIDDGMSLSALVERALTRYLEED, encoded by the coding sequence ATGCAAGAAAGAAGGGATGCCCCGCCCGCGGCCAAGACGCAGTTCAACGTGTACTTGCCGACGGCCCTCGTACGGGAGACGAAGCACCGGGCGATCGACGACGGGATGTCACTCTCGGCCCTGGTTGAACGGGCGCTGACCCGGTATCTCGAGGAGGACTGA
- the valS gene encoding valine--tRNA ligase, protein MADASIPDKPALEGLESKWDAAWREQGTYLFDRDAAKATGRAGVYSIDTPPPTASGSLHIGHVFSFTHTDVKARYERMRGKSVFYPMGWDDNGLPTERRVQNYYGVRCDPSLPYDPDFTPPFAGDAKSLKPADQVPISRRNFIELCETLTEEDEKHFESLFRQLGLSVDWTQTYRTISDETIRTSQLAFLHNLERGEAYQALAPTLWDIDFRSAIAQAELEDREQQAAFHRVAFSRTDGEGDVLIETTRPELLAACVALVANPDDERYKPLFGTTVRTPLFDVEVPILAHPLAQQDKGSGIAMICTFGDVTDIIWWRELQLPNRTILGKDGRVMAEAPEALVTDAAKAAYAELVGKTVFSARKRIVELLDESGDLKNVSKPFSHAVKFFEKGDRPLEIVSTRQWYLRNGARDEDVRAKLIDFGRGMSWHPDFMRVRYENWTNGLTGDWLVSRQRFFGVPIPIWYALDENGERDYERVLTPDAASLPIDPTTDVPAGYTEEQRGVPGGFEAEKDIFDTWATSSLTPQLAGGWQRDDELWNLVAPYDVRPQGQDIIRTWLFSTMVRSVLEDGRAPWSDAAVSGFIVDPDRKKMSKSKGNVVTPADILSTHGTDAVRYWSASSRLGADAAFDPQNPTQVKIGRRLAIKVLNAAKFVLSFPVPEGAEVTHALDASMLTTLDGVVREATKAFEAYDHARALEVTESFFWTFCDDYLELVKERAYDQTDVGQASAALALRLALSTLLRLLAPVLAFATEEAWSWFEEGSIHRAAWPEPLQIAGDPAVLSAVSSALVGVRRAKTEAKASQKTPVSHVTIAGPADVVAAIRQAEGDLKAVGRIDEVTYGEGDELAVREIELVAQEA, encoded by the coding sequence ATGGCCGACGCATCCATTCCCGACAAGCCCGCTCTCGAGGGTCTCGAATCCAAGTGGGATGCCGCATGGCGCGAGCAGGGCACGTACCTGTTCGATCGCGACGCCGCCAAGGCCACGGGCCGCGCGGGCGTGTACTCGATCGACACTCCCCCGCCCACCGCGTCGGGCAGCCTGCACATCGGGCACGTGTTCAGCTTCACGCACACCGACGTGAAGGCGCGCTACGAGCGCATGCGCGGCAAGAGCGTGTTCTATCCGATGGGGTGGGACGACAACGGCCTTCCCACCGAGCGCCGCGTGCAGAACTACTACGGCGTGCGCTGCGACCCGTCGCTGCCCTACGACCCCGACTTCACCCCGCCGTTTGCCGGCGACGCGAAGAGCCTCAAGCCGGCCGACCAGGTGCCGATCAGCCGCCGCAACTTCATCGAGTTGTGCGAGACGCTGACCGAAGAGGACGAGAAGCACTTCGAGAGCCTGTTCCGCCAGCTCGGCCTGTCGGTGGACTGGACGCAGACCTACCGCACGATCTCGGACGAGACGATCCGCACCAGCCAGCTGGCGTTCCTGCACAATCTCGAACGCGGTGAGGCTTACCAGGCCCTGGCCCCCACCCTGTGGGACATCGACTTCCGCTCGGCGATCGCGCAGGCCGAGCTCGAAGACCGCGAGCAGCAGGCCGCCTTCCACCGCGTCGCGTTCAGCCGCACCGACGGCGAGGGCGATGTGCTCATCGAGACCACCCGTCCCGAGCTGCTCGCCGCCTGTGTCGCCCTCGTGGCCAACCCCGACGACGAGCGCTACAAGCCGCTGTTCGGAACGACCGTGCGCACGCCGCTGTTCGACGTCGAGGTGCCGATTCTCGCGCATCCGCTCGCCCAGCAGGACAAGGGCTCGGGCATCGCCATGATCTGCACGTTCGGCGACGTGACCGACATCATCTGGTGGCGTGAGCTGCAGCTGCCCAACCGCACGATCCTCGGCAAGGACGGCCGGGTCATGGCCGAAGCGCCCGAGGCTCTGGTGACGGATGCCGCGAAGGCGGCATATGCGGAGCTGGTCGGCAAGACGGTGTTCAGTGCCCGCAAGCGCATCGTCGAGCTGCTCGACGAGTCGGGCGACCTGAAGAACGTGTCCAAGCCGTTCAGCCACGCGGTGAAATTCTTCGAGAAGGGCGACCGGCCCCTCGAGATCGTCTCCACGCGCCAGTGGTACCTGCGCAACGGCGCCCGCGACGAGGATGTGCGCGCAAAGCTCATCGACTTCGGGCGTGGCATGTCGTGGCATCCCGACTTCATGCGCGTGCGGTACGAGAACTGGACGAACGGCCTCACCGGCGACTGGTTGGTGTCGCGGCAGCGCTTCTTCGGCGTGCCGATCCCGATCTGGTACGCGCTCGACGAGAACGGTGAGCGCGACTACGAACGGGTGCTGACGCCGGATGCCGCATCCCTGCCGATCGATCCGACAACCGATGTGCCGGCAGGCTACACCGAGGAACAGCGCGGCGTGCCCGGCGGATTCGAGGCCGAGAAGGACATCTTCGACACCTGGGCGACCTCATCGCTCACCCCTCAGCTGGCCGGCGGCTGGCAGCGCGACGACGAGCTGTGGAACCTCGTGGCGCCGTACGACGTGCGCCCGCAGGGGCAGGACATCATCCGCACCTGGCTGTTCTCGACCATGGTGCGCAGCGTGCTCGAAGACGGCCGTGCGCCGTGGAGCGATGCGGCCGTCTCGGGCTTCATCGTCGATCCCGACCGCAAGAAGATGTCGAAGTCGAAGGGCAATGTCGTCACCCCCGCCGACATCCTCTCCACGCACGGCACCGACGCGGTGCGGTACTGGTCGGCCTCGAGCCGGCTCGGTGCCGACGCGGCCTTCGACCCGCAGAACCCCACGCAGGTCAAGATCGGCCGGCGCCTGGCGATCAAGGTGCTCAACGCGGCCAAGTTCGTGCTGTCGTTCCCGGTGCCCGAGGGCGCCGAGGTGACGCATGCACTGGATGCCTCGATGCTGACCACGCTCGACGGCGTCGTGCGCGAGGCGACCAAGGCGTTCGAAGCGTACGACCACGCCCGGGCTCTCGAGGTGACCGAATCGTTCTTCTGGACGTTCTGCGACGACTACCTCGAGCTCGTCAAGGAGCGCGCCTACGACCAGACCGACGTGGGGCAGGCCTCGGCCGCCCTCGCCCTTCGTCTGGCGCTGTCGACGCTGCTGCGCCTGCTGGCCCCGGTGCTCGCATTCGCGACGGAAGAAGCCTGGTCGTGGTTCGAAGAAGGATCGATCCACCGTGCCGCCTGGCCCGAGCCGCTTCAGATCGCCGGCGACCCCGCGGTGCTCTCGGCGGTCAGCTCGGCGCTCGTGGGCGTGCGTCGTGCCAAGACCGAGGCCAAGGCATCGCAGAAGACTCCTGTGTCGCACGTGACGATCGCCGGCCCCGCCGACGTGGTCGCGGCGATCCGGCAGGCCGAGGGCGACCTCAAGGCAGTCGGACGCATCGATGAGGTCACTTACGGCGAGGGCGACGAGCTCGCCGTACGCGAGATCGAACTGGTCGCACAGGAGGCCTGA
- a CDS encoding MFS transporter, with protein MNRAAPRDRLGSAFGTLWSAAAFSNLADGVGRTAVPLIATTLTRDPLAISAITALAFVPWLVFGLPAGMIVDRCDRRKVMAVANALRGGVALVLAVLSIYGALNLWALFAGVLVFGVGETLFDNATNAVLPGVVRRDQLDRANGWVQAVQITVDSFVATPIGGILFAVSLALPLWTGAVGYLVPIALALMLPLSAARPLLEPAVEGEVVHGTRARDALHYLWGHRYLRSMVLLAAIVGCSLSFAQAVTVLLFLDEMKVPPALIGFVTAGVGIGALLGSLLASRLVARFGRGTVMAVASLAIGVFCVLVGCAPGVVTAVGAYALMAFAVSVWNVPWGALRQQIIPRALFGRVLGINRTLTWGLFPIATLAGGLVSRIDLRFPFIVAGTVIAVVTVCAWRLITVGTRRAGAEVAAAV; from the coding sequence GTGAACCGTGCGGCACCGCGGGACCGGCTGGGCTCTGCGTTCGGAACGCTGTGGAGCGCGGCGGCGTTCAGCAACCTCGCCGACGGCGTGGGACGCACGGCCGTTCCGCTCATCGCCACGACGCTGACGCGCGACCCGCTGGCGATCTCGGCGATCACGGCGCTGGCCTTCGTGCCGTGGCTCGTGTTCGGACTGCCGGCCGGCATGATCGTCGACCGCTGCGACCGGCGCAAGGTGATGGCCGTCGCCAACGCTCTTCGCGGCGGGGTGGCGCTTGTGCTGGCCGTGCTCTCGATCTATGGCGCATTGAATCTGTGGGCGCTGTTCGCGGGGGTTCTGGTGTTCGGCGTCGGAGAGACGCTGTTCGACAATGCAACGAACGCGGTGCTGCCGGGAGTGGTGCGGCGTGACCAGCTCGACCGGGCGAACGGCTGGGTGCAGGCCGTGCAGATAACGGTCGACAGCTTCGTGGCGACGCCGATCGGCGGCATCCTGTTCGCCGTCTCGCTCGCTCTTCCTCTGTGGACCGGCGCCGTGGGATACCTCGTTCCCATCGCGTTGGCGCTGATGCTGCCGCTGTCGGCCGCGCGCCCGCTGCTCGAACCCGCGGTCGAAGGAGAGGTCGTGCACGGGACGCGAGCGCGCGACGCGCTGCACTACCTGTGGGGGCACCGATATCTGCGATCGATGGTGCTGCTGGCCGCCATCGTGGGGTGCAGTCTGTCGTTCGCCCAGGCGGTGACCGTGCTGCTCTTCCTCGACGAGATGAAGGTTCCGCCGGCCCTGATCGGGTTCGTCACCGCCGGCGTCGGCATCGGGGCGCTGCTGGGCTCGCTGCTGGCGTCGCGGTTGGTCGCGCGCTTCGGCCGCGGGACCGTGATGGCTGTCGCCAGTCTGGCGATCGGTGTCTTCTGCGTGCTGGTCGGCTGTGCGCCCGGCGTGGTGACAGCAGTGGGTGCCTACGCACTCATGGCGTTCGCGGTATCGGTGTGGAACGTGCCGTGGGGCGCGCTGCGACAGCAGATCATTCCCCGTGCGCTGTTCGGCCGGGTGCTCGGCATAAACCGCACACTGACGTGGGGGCTGTTCCCGATCGCGACGCTTGCCGGGGGACTCGTGTCGCGCATCGATCTGAGGTTTCCGTTCATCGTCGCCGGCACCGTGATCGCGGTGGTGACGGTGTGCGCGTGGCGGCTCATCACCGTGGGCACGCGCCGGGCTGGCGCCGAGGTCGCCGCGGCGGTCTAG
- a CDS encoding winged helix-turn-helix domain-containing protein, which yields MSENKVPRHDEPRVIEGSALRALAHPLRVRIYDIVSQYGPQTASSLAQMMGESSGATSYHLRALAKHGLIQEAEGRGNARERWWERPRGAVSFGSPEGLKTPSGRAATQVVMTEFFNRRHEQLMRYIAEGIANPERDDPDASINTATAHLTPEQMGELAHSLMTIVDEYVEKYRDQKGDDVRTVTIRADVFPLPEEGH from the coding sequence ATGAGCGAGAACAAGGTGCCCCGACACGACGAGCCGCGCGTCATCGAGGGGAGCGCATTGCGCGCTCTCGCGCACCCCCTGCGCGTGCGCATCTACGACATCGTGTCGCAGTACGGGCCGCAGACGGCGTCGAGCCTCGCGCAGATGATGGGCGAGTCCAGCGGCGCCACGAGCTACCACCTGCGCGCTCTTGCCAAGCACGGGCTGATTCAAGAGGCTGAGGGGCGCGGAAACGCTCGCGAGCGCTGGTGGGAGCGGCCGCGCGGCGCCGTGTCGTTCGGCAGCCCCGAGGGACTGAAGACGCCGTCCGGGCGCGCGGCCACTCAAGTCGTCATGACAGAGTTCTTCAACCGGCGTCACGAGCAGCTCATGAGATACATCGCTGAGGGCATCGCGAACCCCGAGCGTGACGATCCGGATGCCAGCATCAACACCGCGACGGCGCATCTCACGCCCGAGCAGATGGGCGAGCTGGCCCACAGCCTGATGACCATCGTCGACGAGTACGTCGAGAAATACCGAGACCAGAAGGGAGACGACGTGCGCACCGTCACCATCCGCGCCGACGTCTTCCCGCTTCCCGAGGAGGGGCACTGA